Proteins co-encoded in one Sulfurimonas sp. HSL1-2 genomic window:
- the nhaA gene encoding Na+/H+ antiporter NhaA — MRHETLLQFLKRESAIGVLLIVSTVMAIAMANSPLHSFYSYFLNIPVVISFDEFAIAKPLLLWINDGLMAVFFFMVGLEIKREVLEGSLQERSKVALPAFAALGGMLVPALIYWGLNAGDDAAMKGWAIPMATDIAFALGILSLLGNRVPPALKVFLLALAIIDDLGAIIVIALFYGHGLSFAALGTAMTMALILLFMNLRGVTNNTFYILIGLIMWAAVLKSGVHATIAGVVLGLLIPLQGNRESFHNLEHSLHAPVNYIILPLFAFVNTGVSFGSVSASDFAHSVTMGIAAGLFIGKSIGIFLFSRLAVMLRLGKLPEGVTNAQLFGVAILGGIGFTMSLFIGSLAFECSEGVCFSLVDERIGILMGSLVSGIVGALYLSAVLKRTKPEATPES, encoded by the coding sequence ATGCGACATGAGACCCTGCTGCAATTTTTAAAGCGCGAATCCGCGATCGGCGTTTTGCTGATCGTTTCGACCGTGATGGCCATCGCGATGGCCAACTCACCGCTGCACAGTTTTTACAGCTATTTTCTCAACATTCCCGTGGTCATCAGTTTCGATGAATTTGCCATCGCCAAACCGCTGCTGCTCTGGATCAACGACGGCCTGATGGCCGTCTTCTTCTTCATGGTGGGGCTTGAGATCAAGCGCGAAGTGCTGGAGGGCAGCCTCCAGGAGCGCTCCAAGGTCGCCCTGCCGGCTTTTGCCGCCCTCGGGGGGATGCTGGTGCCGGCCCTGATCTACTGGGGGCTCAATGCCGGTGACGACGCAGCGATGAAAGGGTGGGCGATCCCGATGGCGACGGATATCGCCTTCGCGCTAGGGATCCTCTCGCTGCTCGGCAACCGTGTCCCGCCCGCGCTGAAAGTCTTTTTGCTGGCGCTGGCAATCATTGATGACCTTGGCGCCATCATTGTCATCGCACTCTTTTACGGGCACGGACTCTCTTTCGCCGCACTCGGGACGGCGATGACGATGGCGCTGATCCTGCTCTTTATGAATCTGCGGGGCGTCACGAACAATACGTTTTATATCCTGATCGGGCTGATCATGTGGGCCGCCGTACTGAAATCGGGGGTTCATGCAACGATTGCCGGGGTTGTGCTGGGACTGCTGATCCCCCTGCAGGGCAACCGGGAGAGTTTCCATAACCTTGAACACTCCCTGCACGCGCCGGTCAATTACATCATTCTTCCGCTCTTTGCCTTCGTCAACACGGGGGTCAGCTTCGGCAGCGTTTCGGCGAGCGACTTTGCGCACTCCGTGACGATGGGGATCGCGGCCGGGCTCTTCATCGGCAAAAGCATCGGGATCTTTCTCTTCAGCCGTCTTGCCGTGATGCTGCGGCTGGGAAAACTGCCTGAAGGGGTGACGAACGCGCAGCTGTTCGGGGTCGCCATCCTCGGCGGGATCGGGTTTACGATGAGTCTCTTTATCGGCTCTCTGGCCTTTGAATGCAGTGAAGGGGTCTGTTTCTCGCTGGTGGATGAGCGGATCGGGATTTTGATGGGCTCGCTGGTATCGGGGATCGTGGGCGCCCTCTACCTTTCGGCGGTGCTGAAGCGGACGAAGCCGGAGGCGACTCCGGAAAGCTGA
- a CDS encoding sensor histidine kinase, with amino-acid sequence MIRTIIIVLLLSLYAAAGTVTLEPSESGEINIVPDSAYLIEDKTPVSPEMIPEWMPRFRAAESTIYNFGFVDKPIWIRFELTRPAGDKTEWILSIGNSHIDEYSLYRLEGEGLRLLSRDGDTVNAPRAYASRMFWEKLPPTEGTTTYLLQVKTQGALQIPLTVERLSGAYREESFSNLLLGLFYGVMLLLLVYNMVLYIFVREIHYFNYLAFLASYMLFQLNFDGLGPEWLWPGNVWMANSGLAFFIFFSAMFGFRFARYFLMLKRHAPQAERVIAFAEFISFLGVLAVLLLDYHTAITAAAVWSAIIPWVLIYAGIKVLPNYHAARYYLAGWIVFLLATILVALNQLGVVPTHPVMLYTQQAGSLIQMILLSFALADRINMMKHEHMAKLREFNDELQVKIALKVDELREKDRIMILQSRQAAMGEMIENIAHQWRQPLNQLSLIQSNIFFEYQLGNLSEAKMQTYQEQSETLMEYMTHTIDDFRTFFMPDREREEFCICGAIEKVLELFRPTLNRYNIGIDLKCEGRPVTLGHENEFSQVMLNLLNNAKDAMLDHGTKKPQVTIRVQTAREMIMVAVCDNGGGVADDIIDRVFDPYFTTKFKSQGTGIGLYMVKTIMEKSMNGSVSVHNRGAGACFMLDLPRKDSDAT; translated from the coding sequence ATGATTCGTACAATTATCATCGTATTGCTTCTGTCACTGTATGCGGCTGCCGGCACGGTCACGCTGGAGCCCTCGGAAAGCGGCGAGATCAACATCGTCCCGGACAGTGCCTATCTGATTGAAGACAAAACGCCCGTGTCCCCGGAGATGATCCCGGAGTGGATGCCACGTTTCAGGGCGGCGGAATCGACCATCTATAATTTCGGGTTCGTCGATAAACCCATCTGGATACGCTTTGAGCTTACCCGTCCCGCGGGCGACAAGACGGAGTGGATTCTGAGCATCGGGAATTCGCACATCGATGAATACAGCCTCTACCGTCTGGAGGGAGAGGGATTGAGGTTGCTGAGCCGCGACGGCGATACCGTGAACGCCCCGCGTGCCTATGCAAGCCGCATGTTCTGGGAGAAGCTGCCGCCCACGGAGGGAACAACCACCTACCTGCTCCAGGTCAAGACGCAGGGGGCGCTGCAGATCCCTTTGACCGTCGAACGGCTCTCGGGCGCCTATCGTGAGGAGTCTTTTTCCAACCTGCTCCTGGGGCTGTTCTACGGGGTGATGCTGCTGCTGCTCGTCTATAACATGGTGCTTTACATCTTCGTCCGGGAGATCCACTACTTCAACTATCTGGCCTTCCTGGCGAGTTACATGCTTTTCCAGCTCAATTTCGACGGACTGGGGCCGGAGTGGCTCTGGCCGGGGAATGTATGGATGGCCAACAGCGGTCTGGCCTTTTTCATCTTCTTCTCGGCCATGTTCGGGTTCCGCTTTGCGCGCTACTTCCTGATGCTCAAGCGTCATGCCCCGCAGGCGGAACGTGTCATCGCCTTTGCGGAGTTCATCTCCTTTCTCGGGGTCCTTGCGGTGCTGCTGCTCGATTACCATACGGCGATCACGGCGGCGGCCGTCTGGAGTGCGATCATCCCGTGGGTATTGATCTACGCCGGGATCAAGGTGCTGCCCAACTACCATGCGGCCCGCTACTACCTGGCCGGGTGGATTGTTTTCCTGTTGGCGACGATCCTCGTGGCGCTGAACCAGCTCGGGGTGGTACCGACGCATCCGGTGATGCTCTATACCCAGCAGGCCGGTTCGCTGATCCAGATGATCCTGCTCTCCTTTGCCCTCGCAGACCGGATCAACATGATGAAACATGAACATATGGCGAAACTGCGGGAGTTCAACGACGAACTCCAGGTAAAGATCGCCCTCAAGGTCGACGAGCTGCGCGAGAAGGACCGCATTATGATCCTGCAGTCGCGCCAGGCGGCAATGGGGGAGATGATCGAGAATATCGCCCACCAGTGGCGGCAGCCCCTGAACCAGCTCTCCCTGATCCAGAGTAACATCTTCTTTGAATACCAGCTCGGAAACCTCAGTGAGGCGAAGATGCAGACCTACCAGGAGCAGTCCGAGACGTTGATGGAGTATATGACACACACCATTGACGATTTCCGGACCTTTTTCATGCCGGACCGTGAGCGCGAGGAGTTCTGTATCTGCGGCGCCATCGAAAAGGTGCTGGAGCTCTTCCGGCCGACCCTGAACCGGTACAATATCGGGATCGATCTCAAATGCGAGGGACGGCCGGTGACACTGGGGCATGAGAACGAGTTTTCCCAGGTGATGCTCAACCTTCTGAACAACGCCAAGGATGCGATGCTCGACCACGGGACCAAAAAGCCGCAGGTCACTATCCGCGTGCAGACGGCCAGGGAGATGATCATGGTGGCGGTGTGCGACAACGGGGGTGGCGTCGCCGATGACATCATCGACCGGGTATTCGACCCCTATTTCACGACAAAGTTCAAGTCCCAGGGAACGGGGATAGGACTCTATATGGTCAAAACGATTATGGAGAAGAGTATGAACGGCAGCGTCAGCGTCCACAACCGCGGGGCGGGTGCCTGTTTCATGCTGGATCTGCCGCGAAAGGACAGTGATGCGACATGA